One region of Clavibacter michiganensis subsp. tessellarius genomic DNA includes:
- a CDS encoding GntR family transcriptional regulator codes for MSLSALRPAPPRASLREHVHQALSAAIVSGELEPGTLITVPTLAVRFDVSATPVREAVLELEKRGFVETVRNKGFRVTAVSDEELGHLVQVRQLLEAPAMERLAGRVPDDALPALEGLADRIERGARDGDLRAYLEADQEFHLSLTRMLGNPVLTDSIADLRSRTRLVGLASMKESRHLDDSAAEHHELLRALVRGDGREAHAVMVRHIRHATGWWAGHGEEDGDARGDEAAAASAAGSAGASAAASAAAGARGAEAAAEPVAEPAARR; via the coding sequence GTGAGCCTCTCGGCCCTGCGTCCCGCACCCCCGCGCGCGAGCCTGCGCGAGCACGTCCACCAGGCCCTGTCGGCCGCCATCGTCTCCGGCGAGCTCGAGCCCGGCACGCTCATCACGGTGCCGACGCTCGCGGTGCGCTTCGACGTCTCGGCGACGCCCGTGCGCGAGGCCGTGCTGGAGCTGGAGAAGCGCGGCTTCGTCGAGACCGTGCGCAACAAGGGCTTCCGGGTCACGGCCGTGAGCGACGAGGAGCTCGGGCACCTGGTGCAGGTGCGCCAGCTGCTCGAGGCGCCCGCCATGGAGCGGCTCGCGGGCCGCGTGCCGGACGACGCGCTGCCCGCGCTCGAGGGGCTCGCCGACCGCATCGAGCGGGGCGCGCGCGACGGCGACCTGCGCGCGTACCTCGAGGCCGACCAGGAGTTCCACCTCTCCCTCACGCGGATGCTCGGCAACCCCGTGCTCACCGACTCCATCGCCGACCTCCGGTCGCGCACGCGCCTCGTCGGGCTGGCGTCGATGAAGGAGAGCCGCCACCTCGACGACTCGGCCGCGGAGCACCACGAGCTGCTGCGCGCGCTCGTGCGCGGCGACGGCCGGGAGGCGCACGCGGTGATGGTGCGGCACATCCGGCACGCCACCGGCTGGTGGGCCGGGCACGGCGAGGAGGACGGGGACGCGCGGGGGGACGAAGCCGCCGCGGCTTCCGCCGCGGGATCCGCCGGTGCCTCCGCTGCTGCCTCCGCCGCGGCCGGAGCGCGGGGTGCGGAGGCGGCCGCCGAGCCCGTCGCCGAGCCGGCCGCGCGACGCTGA
- a CDS encoding NAD(P)/FAD-dependent oxidoreductase has product MTRHVVVVGGGIVGAACARSLARAGIRVTVVERAAVASGTSAQGEGNILVSDKGPGAELELAQLAARRWPEVAAELADELGDALPSIEYEPKGGLVVTTTAEGADPLLAFAATQRAAGVEAIPVDVRRALELEPWLNPGITAAVHYPEDAQVQPAIATEALAASARRAGAVVRTGVEVIGPLLDADGALRGVRTTAGDIAADDVLVAAGPWSGEVARALGVELPVLPRRGVVLVTTRMPHRILHKVYDGDYVGAVGSGDGALQTSGVVESTPSGTVLIGSSRERVGFDASLRVAVLEELAAKAVRLFPFLADANAMRSYGGFRPYLPDHLPVVGPDPRLPGLWHASGHEGAGIGLSVATADLIAALMTGAATPLDVTPFSVARASLGLDVPGARASGAASAAAAAASAAASASSGVRA; this is encoded by the coding sequence ATGACGCGACACGTGGTGGTCGTCGGGGGAGGCATCGTCGGCGCGGCCTGCGCCCGGTCGCTCGCGCGGGCCGGGATCCGCGTCACGGTCGTCGAGCGCGCCGCGGTCGCGTCCGGCACGAGCGCGCAGGGCGAGGGCAACATCCTCGTGTCCGACAAGGGCCCGGGCGCCGAGCTGGAGCTCGCGCAGCTTGCCGCCCGCCGCTGGCCCGAGGTGGCCGCCGAGCTCGCCGACGAGCTGGGCGACGCGCTGCCGTCGATCGAGTACGAGCCCAAGGGCGGGCTCGTCGTCACGACCACGGCCGAGGGCGCGGATCCGCTCCTCGCCTTCGCCGCCACCCAGCGCGCCGCAGGTGTCGAGGCGATCCCCGTCGACGTGCGCCGCGCGCTCGAGCTCGAGCCGTGGCTGAACCCGGGCATCACGGCGGCCGTGCACTATCCCGAGGACGCGCAGGTGCAGCCCGCCATCGCGACCGAGGCGCTCGCGGCCTCGGCCCGTCGCGCCGGCGCGGTCGTGCGGACGGGCGTCGAGGTGATCGGGCCGCTGCTCGACGCCGACGGCGCGCTCCGCGGCGTGCGGACGACCGCGGGCGACATCGCGGCCGACGACGTGCTCGTGGCCGCCGGCCCCTGGTCGGGCGAGGTGGCGCGCGCCCTCGGCGTCGAGCTGCCCGTGCTCCCGCGCCGCGGCGTCGTGCTCGTGACGACGCGCATGCCGCACCGCATCCTCCACAAGGTCTACGACGGCGACTACGTGGGCGCGGTCGGATCCGGGGACGGCGCCCTGCAGACCTCGGGCGTCGTGGAGTCGACGCCGTCGGGGACCGTGCTCATCGGATCCAGCCGCGAGCGCGTGGGCTTCGACGCGTCGCTGCGCGTGGCCGTGCTCGAGGAGCTCGCCGCCAAGGCCGTGCGGCTCTTCCCCTTCCTCGCCGACGCGAACGCGATGCGCTCCTACGGCGGCTTCCGGCCGTACCTGCCCGACCACCTGCCGGTCGTGGGTCCGGATCCGCGGCTGCCGGGGCTCTGGCACGCGAGCGGGCACGAGGGCGCCGGCATCGGGCTGTCGGTCGCGACGGCCGACCTGATCGCCGCGCTGATGACCGGGGCCGCGACGCCGCTCGACGTGACGCCGTTCTCGGTCGCGCGGGCGTCGCTCGGGCTGGACGTGCCGGGCGCCCGCGCGTCCGGGGCCGCGTCCGCCGCTGCCGCCGCCGCGTCCGCTGCCGCCTCCGCCTCGTCGGGGGTGCGCGCGTGA
- a CDS encoding (2Fe-2S)-binding protein: MTPRRVDPSRDPIRPAAAEAVRFTVDGDPVEGLRGQTIAGALLASGTLAWRTTASAGRPRGVFCGIGVCFDCTVTVNGLPDVRACQRRAVDGDVVETGPGPTVPDAGAASASAAASPGAAAASASPPAAAPAADGDAS; this comes from the coding sequence GTGACGCCGCGGCGCGTGGATCCGTCGCGCGACCCGATCCGCCCCGCGGCCGCGGAGGCCGTGCGCTTCACCGTGGACGGGGACCCGGTCGAGGGCCTGCGCGGCCAGACCATCGCGGGCGCGCTGCTCGCGTCCGGCACGCTCGCCTGGCGCACGACCGCGAGCGCCGGCCGCCCGCGCGGCGTCTTCTGCGGGATCGGCGTGTGCTTCGACTGCACCGTGACCGTCAACGGGCTGCCCGACGTGCGCGCCTGCCAGCGACGCGCGGTCGACGGCGACGTGGTGGAGACGGGACCGGGGCCGACGGTGCCGGATGCCGGCGCGGCTTCCGCGTCTGCTGCCGCCTCGCCGGGCGCTGCCGCCGCTTCCGCTTCGCCGCCCGCCGCCGCGCCGGCCGCCGACGGGGACGCGTCGTGA